From one Streptomyces sp. CA-210063 genomic stretch:
- a CDS encoding CGNR zinc finger domain-containing protein, which yields MELAYYSDYAVRLVNTEEPARGKDALTSVDAVRDLFGGNQSAARRATDADVTRFRSVRARLRSVFEAADDGDETLAVDLLNSLLLEFPVSPQISGHDFRDDDGRPLWHMHLADHPSNATAGYAAIAAMGLAFHLTEYGVDRLGLCEAAPCRNAYLDTSTNRSRRYCSDRCATRANVAAYRARKRLEADRSPSTGRAAESAQRASANGER from the coding sequence GTGGAACTGGCCTATTACTCGGACTACGCCGTACGCCTCGTCAACACCGAGGAGCCGGCGCGGGGCAAGGACGCGCTCACCTCGGTCGACGCCGTCCGCGATCTCTTCGGGGGAAACCAGTCGGCGGCCCGGCGCGCGACGGACGCCGACGTCACCCGGTTCCGTTCGGTGCGGGCCCGGCTGCGCTCGGTCTTCGAGGCGGCGGACGACGGCGACGAGACACTCGCCGTGGACCTGTTGAACTCGCTCCTGCTGGAGTTCCCGGTGAGCCCGCAGATCTCCGGGCACGACTTCCGGGACGACGACGGCCGCCCGCTGTGGCACATGCACCTGGCGGACCATCCCTCGAACGCGACCGCGGGCTATGCGGCGATCGCGGCCATGGGCCTGGCCTTCCACCTCACCGAGTACGGCGTGGACCGGCTCGGTCTGTGCGAGGCCGCGCCGTGCCGCAACGCCTACCTCGACACCTCCACCAACCGCTCCCGGCGCTACTGCTCGGACCGCTGCGCGACCCGGGCCAACGTGGCGGCCTACCGCGCCCGCAAACGCCTGGAGGCGGACCGGTCGCCGAGCACGGGACGGGCGGCCGAGAGCGCCCAGCGGGCGAGCGCGAACGGCGAGCGCTGA
- the sodX gene encoding nickel-type superoxide dismutase maturation protease, which translates to MPELSQESERGKVLLPFGVAEVTGPSMVPTLRHGDQLLVHYGARLGVGDVVVLRHPFQQDLLVVKRAAERRDGGWWVLGDNAYAGGDSTDYGVVPDELVLGKVRFRYRPRAAGGQRSPFALARWALSAARPVLGDRSASRRLRAR; encoded by the coding sequence ATGCCGGAGCTGTCGCAGGAGAGCGAGCGGGGGAAGGTCCTCCTGCCCTTCGGGGTGGCCGAGGTCACGGGACCCTCCATGGTCCCGACGCTGCGCCACGGGGACCAGCTGCTCGTCCACTACGGGGCACGCCTCGGGGTCGGTGACGTGGTCGTGCTGCGGCACCCCTTCCAGCAGGACCTGCTCGTCGTCAAACGGGCCGCCGAGCGGCGCGACGGCGGCTGGTGGGTGCTCGGGGACAACGCGTACGCGGGTGGGGACAGCACCGACTACGGGGTCGTGCCCGACGAACTGGTCCTGGGGAAGGTGCGGTTCCGTTACCGGCCCCGGGCCGCCGGCGGTCAGCGCTCGCCGTTCGCGCTCGCCCGCTGGGCGCTCTCGGCCGCCCGTCCCGTGCTCGGCGACCGGTCCGCCTCCAGGCGTTTGCGGGCGCGGTAG
- the sodN gene encoding superoxide dismutase, Ni, translated as MLSRLFAPKVKVSAHCDLPCGVYDPAQARIEAESVKAVQEKMAANDDPHFQARATVIKEQRAELAKHHVSVLWSDYFKPPHFEKYPELHQLVNDTLKALSAAKASTDPATGQKALDYIAQIDKIFWETKKA; from the coding sequence ATGCTTTCCCGCCTGTTTGCCCCCAAGGTCAAGGTCAGCGCACACTGCGACCTGCCCTGCGGTGTGTACGACCCGGCCCAGGCCCGCATCGAGGCGGAGTCGGTGAAGGCCGTGCAGGAGAAGATGGCCGCCAACGACGACCCGCACTTCCAGGCTCGCGCGACCGTCATCAAGGAGCAGCGCGCCGAGCTCGCCAAGCACCACGTCTCGGTGCTGTGGAGCGACTACTTCAAGCCCCCGCACTTCGAGAAGTACCCGGAGCTGCACCAGCTGGTCAACGACACCCTGAAGGCCCTCTCGGCCGCCAAGGCGTCCACCGACCCGGCGACGGGCCAGAAGGCGCTCGACTACATCGCCCAGATCGACAAGATCTTCTGGGAGACCAAGAAGGCCTGA
- a CDS encoding class I SAM-dependent methyltransferase — MTELSAAHDAAVTDRGRLAGSAYNSDRDLAARQSLYQWQRPRYDLPGIVAEQLRGVRGRVVDVGCGNGKFIQRLHEDRPDLALLGLDIAPGILAGVPGPVAVADATRLPLATASVDAALALHMLYHVPDISQTVRELSRVVARDGLVIASTNSDRDKAELDDLWQRAAGDVLGTGRGPARISLSARFSLEKAVAFLGEEFGRVETIELPGTITVHDPEPVIAHMASYRAWADQHDVPFDATIERARAILGGHLVRNGAFEIHCMGGILVCRR, encoded by the coding sequence ATGACCGAACTGTCTGCCGCACACGACGCCGCCGTCACCGACCGGGGCCGCCTCGCCGGGAGCGCCTACAACAGCGACCGGGACCTGGCCGCCCGCCAGTCGCTCTACCAGTGGCAGAGGCCGCGCTACGACCTGCCTGGCATCGTTGCCGAGCAGCTGCGCGGCGTGCGCGGGCGCGTGGTCGATGTCGGCTGCGGCAACGGCAAGTTCATCCAGCGGCTCCACGAGGACCGGCCCGATCTGGCCCTGCTGGGTCTGGACATCGCTCCCGGCATCCTCGCCGGGGTGCCCGGTCCCGTCGCCGTGGCGGACGCCACTCGCCTGCCGTTGGCGACGGCGAGCGTCGACGCTGCCCTGGCGCTGCACATGCTCTACCACGTCCCCGACATCTCCCAGACAGTCAGGGAGCTGTCCCGCGTCGTCGCCCGTGACGGGCTGGTGATCGCCTCCACCAACAGCGACCGGGACAAGGCAGAACTCGACGACCTGTGGCAGCGGGCGGCGGGTGATGTCCTCGGCACCGGACGAGGCCCGGCACGCATCTCGCTCAGCGCCCGTTTCTCTCTGGAGAAGGCCGTGGCCTTCCTGGGGGAGGAGTTCGGCCGCGTGGAGACGATCGAACTGCCCGGCACCATCACGGTGCACGATCCCGAGCCGGTCATCGCCCACATGGCTTCCTATCGGGCGTGGGCGGATCAGCACGATGTGCCGTTCGACGCGACGATCGAGCGGGCCCGTGCCATCCTCGGCGGCCACCTCGTGCGAAACGGGGCGTTCGAGATCCATTGCATGGGCGGCATCCTGGTCTGCCGTCGTTGA
- a CDS encoding helix-turn-helix domain-containing protein, whose translation MGDTGIGALLVRLRTTRGWTQQRVADEYNALEGRAAKTGKEIGRYEREARIPVPYTRKHLAQVFGVDVTVLDRAVAVTKSRQGGDGTTGSSPTRSAVPSSSGAGAVSADAVMSADFARFIALRNADEFVVEQLEADVGRLARAYVSHPLLELYVEIKRLRDGAFELLRGRQRPRQTVDLYVAASRLCGLSAHVCLDLGDYDSAATHARTARACAEAAGHEGMLAWVRAVESLIAYWTGRYEQAARLAQAGRHYRARGSIGARLASLEARALAIVGDRVGAVAALADAERFREALTGYDEVPGIFAFPAAKQFAYAGTSHLAVGGREHVQQAIASADTAIRLYRSAEDDDQSVGDLFAAHVDLARGHLLLGDLDGTEAMLGFVLGSAPERMSASIVRRLIALSQELSGSQYGGAAQAVHLRERLQHTAVLAASPAAHPPELPT comes from the coding sequence ATGGGCGACACGGGGATCGGCGCGTTGCTCGTTCGGCTGCGCACCACGCGCGGCTGGACACAGCAGCGAGTAGCTGACGAGTACAACGCCCTGGAGGGGCGTGCAGCCAAGACCGGCAAGGAGATTGGGCGTTACGAGCGCGAGGCGCGTATCCCGGTCCCGTACACCCGGAAACACCTGGCGCAGGTGTTCGGCGTCGATGTCACCGTCCTCGACCGCGCCGTGGCGGTTACCAAGAGCCGCCAGGGTGGGGACGGCACCACAGGGTCCTCGCCGACGCGGTCTGCGGTGCCTTCGAGCTCTGGTGCGGGTGCCGTCTCGGCGGACGCGGTGATGTCGGCCGACTTCGCTCGGTTCATCGCGCTGCGCAACGCCGACGAGTTCGTCGTCGAGCAGCTGGAAGCAGATGTGGGTCGGCTCGCCCGCGCCTACGTGAGCCATCCGCTGCTGGAGCTGTACGTCGAGATCAAGCGGTTGCGGGACGGTGCGTTCGAGTTGCTGCGCGGGCGTCAGCGTCCTCGGCAGACCGTCGATCTGTACGTCGCGGCCTCCCGGCTGTGTGGATTGTCCGCGCATGTGTGCTTGGACCTGGGCGACTACGACTCAGCGGCCACGCACGCCCGCACGGCCCGGGCGTGCGCGGAGGCGGCCGGGCACGAAGGGATGTTGGCCTGGGTGCGGGCCGTGGAGTCCCTGATCGCCTACTGGACCGGGCGGTACGAGCAGGCGGCGCGGCTGGCGCAGGCCGGCCGCCACTACCGGGCTCGCGGCAGCATCGGAGCCCGACTGGCGAGCCTGGAGGCGCGGGCGCTGGCCATAGTCGGAGACCGGGTGGGAGCGGTGGCCGCTCTTGCGGACGCCGAGCGTTTCCGCGAGGCGCTGACCGGCTACGACGAGGTGCCGGGCATCTTCGCCTTCCCGGCTGCCAAGCAGTTCGCGTATGCCGGGACGAGCCACTTGGCCGTGGGCGGGCGGGAACATGTCCAGCAGGCCATCGCCAGCGCGGACACGGCGATCCGGCTCTACCGCAGCGCCGAGGACGACGATCAGTCCGTCGGTGACCTGTTCGCCGCCCATGTCGATCTCGCCCGCGGCCATCTGCTCCTGGGTGACCTGGACGGCACCGAGGCGATGCTCGGCTTCGTCCTCGGCTCCGCTCCTGAGCGCATGTCGGCCAGCATCGTGCGTCGGCTTATCGCTCTCAGCCAGGAGCTGAGCGGGTCGCAGTACGGTGGAGCCGCGCAGGCCGTACACCTACGCGAACGCCTCCAGCACACGGCCGTCCTCGCGGCCTCACCCGCCGCCCACCCTCCGGAGCTGCCGACATGA
- a CDS encoding ATP-binding protein encodes MPSTLPDEPDTLAPGQALDGAVKHETMLFDRRRTAPSAARSFVAEALTQWGRTERLDDIRLCTSELATNAVLHGASAGSQVLVRVELHATVLRIEVHDGGNARPEKRAARETAADGCGLLLVSTIADHWGVEERQGPGKCVWAAFHHGVVPAC; translated from the coding sequence ATGCCCAGCACACTGCCCGACGAGCCGGACACCCTCGCACCGGGCCAAGCCCTCGACGGCGCCGTCAAGCACGAAACGATGCTCTTCGACCGGCGCCGGACCGCTCCAAGCGCCGCCCGCTCCTTCGTTGCCGAGGCCCTTACCCAGTGGGGCCGAACGGAACGCCTCGACGACATCCGGCTGTGCACCTCCGAACTGGCCACCAACGCCGTCCTGCACGGAGCCTCTGCAGGCAGTCAGGTCCTCGTACGCGTCGAACTGCACGCCACCGTGCTGCGCATCGAAGTGCACGACGGCGGCAATGCCAGACCTGAAAAGCGGGCGGCACGGGAGACAGCGGCCGACGGCTGCGGCCTGCTGCTCGTATCCACCATCGCCGATCACTGGGGCGTGGAGGAACGCCAGGGCCCCGGCAAATGCGTCTGGGCCGCCTTCCATCACGGGGTAGTGCCCGCATGCTGA
- a CDS encoding ASCH domain-containing protein encodes MTDTTARVYELNLYRQYFDLVAAGTKTIEVRVKYPRLADLAAGDTIRFRIKATDETCDVQVLRVTEYPDFEALLDGEGPPNVNPTATRDQQLANIRTIYGPEKEALGALAIEIERLGRDIGVS; translated from the coding sequence ATGACCGACACCACCGCCCGCGTCTACGAACTCAACCTCTACCGCCAGTACTTCGACCTCGTGGCCGCGGGCACCAAGACCATCGAGGTACGGGTGAAATACCCGCGCCTCGCCGACCTCGCCGCCGGCGACACCATCCGTTTCCGCATCAAGGCCACCGATGAGACCTGCGACGTGCAGGTCCTCCGCGTCACCGAGTACCCCGACTTCGAAGCCCTCCTCGACGGCGAGGGCCCGCCCAACGTCAACCCCACCGCCACCCGCGACCAACAACTTGCCAACATCCGCACGATCTACGGCCCCGAGAAGGAAGCCCTAGGCGCTCTGGCCATCGAGATCGAGCGACTCGGCCGAGACATTGGTGTGAGCTGA
- a CDS encoding ATP-binding protein — translation MQFVVVDHGRTPSTVGPRVVTLVPDAWDDFGYRTTFDLWFTSGDGSVPLYIGKVKIACVGQPTGPSPLQGVAFRSLNSHDEPPQWFSVGDLDYYERLQHLGPAVREDILGSLGDIAFSHDAFLAASTQQVTETSLLRGIETQTVLTQFRRAARGGRVLTGYRFRYTSHQNSASRAPSFFDFEVVPHSNPPSNIHVVIGRNGVGKTTLLKNIAQASVKPPTIHLPVFGNIDHLPINGGIASERFVNVVSVTFSAFDPFMNIPSGGSSGVNHVYIGLGNSSHSGGRKTPFDLGHEFARSAVEIRASGLMKHWLSALHRLRSDPQFSDSAVLELASQLTDANADSEYLKNFARQLFSELSSGHAIVLLTITRLVETVAEQSLVLLDEPEAHLHPPLLSAFIRSLSDLMNLRNGVAIVATHSPVVLQEVPSSCVWKIIRPYAQPQRPRIETFGENVGVLTHEIFGLEVRESGFHAEIEQAVDELNTYEEVLAHFGGHLGGEAKGLVRILLAEKASNPGRR, via the coding sequence ATGCAATTCGTGGTCGTGGATCACGGAAGAACTCCCTCAACCGTGGGTCCACGTGTCGTGACTCTCGTTCCAGACGCATGGGACGACTTCGGCTACCGCACTACCTTCGACCTCTGGTTCACCAGCGGCGACGGGAGTGTTCCTCTCTACATCGGCAAGGTCAAGATCGCATGCGTCGGACAGCCGACCGGCCCAAGTCCCCTTCAGGGCGTGGCATTCAGATCCCTCAATTCACATGACGAGCCACCCCAGTGGTTTTCAGTCGGCGATCTCGATTACTACGAAAGGCTGCAGCATCTCGGCCCCGCTGTCAGGGAGGACATCCTAGGGAGTCTAGGGGATATTGCATTCAGTCACGACGCTTTCTTGGCCGCCTCAACTCAGCAAGTAACTGAGACGTCACTCCTGAGAGGAATCGAGACCCAAACCGTCCTAACTCAATTTAGGCGAGCCGCAAGAGGGGGGCGGGTACTTACTGGCTACAGATTTCGGTACACCTCGCATCAGAATTCAGCCTCACGAGCGCCCTCTTTCTTCGACTTTGAAGTAGTTCCACACTCTAACCCACCTAGCAACATCCACGTCGTAATAGGCAGAAACGGCGTCGGCAAGACGACGCTCCTGAAAAACATTGCACAGGCATCCGTCAAGCCTCCGACTATCCATCTGCCAGTCTTTGGAAATATCGACCATCTGCCCATCAACGGCGGGATCGCCAGCGAACGATTCGTCAACGTGGTATCTGTCACATTCAGCGCCTTCGACCCCTTCATGAACATCCCAAGCGGCGGAAGCTCCGGCGTCAACCACGTCTACATCGGCCTCGGAAACAGTAGCCACTCGGGCGGTAGGAAGACACCATTCGACCTTGGGCACGAATTCGCTCGATCAGCCGTCGAGATTCGCGCATCTGGGCTCATGAAGCACTGGCTTTCCGCCCTTCACCGACTCCGCAGCGACCCTCAGTTCTCGGATTCCGCAGTCCTCGAACTTGCCAGTCAACTCACCGACGCAAATGCCGATTCCGAGTACCTAAAGAACTTCGCCCGACAGCTTTTTTCGGAGCTCAGTTCCGGGCACGCGATCGTCCTGCTCACCATCACGCGACTCGTTGAGACCGTGGCCGAGCAGTCCCTCGTCCTGTTGGATGAACCGGAAGCCCACTTGCATCCACCACTGCTTTCGGCATTCATTAGGTCCCTGTCAGACCTAATGAACCTCCGGAATGGCGTCGCCATCGTCGCCACCCACTCCCCCGTGGTCCTCCAGGAAGTACCGAGCTCTTGCGTCTGGAAGATAATTCGCCCCTACGCGCAACCCCAAAGGCCGCGCATCGAAACATTTGGCGAGAATGTAGGTGTGCTTACGCACGAGATATTCGGACTCGAAGTCCGCGAGTCCGGATTTCATGCCGAGATTGAACAAGCTGTAGACGAGCTGAACACATACGAAGAGGTCCTGGCTCATTTCGGGGGGCACCTTGGCGGGGAAGCAAAGGGGCTGGTGCGAATCCTGCTTGCCGAGAAGGCCAGCAACCCGGGACGCCGTTGA
- a CDS encoding HNH endonuclease, which produces MWPLDPPSRTGEESYRICISLVRQFGEERRKTRLIEAAETVKESSRTFRDFTFSGRLHDLQSSDFQIPEVDARDAVKWLYVNGMVRKGGPCRVIYDELMAAPTNERCPMCGHGIVRQLDHVMPKSKFPTLCIDPLNLVPACSDCNTLKGDYEATCAENTLLHPYVDRIDSERWLHARVIHDEIVRLEFFALPPTGWDDLLSSRVDHHFALLRLGSLYAVQANRTLANIRQILTAQFRAGGETMVRDYLASEAHTRLAVHRNGWEGVAYDALASDERFVRGAFLD; this is translated from the coding sequence ATGTGGCCCCTAGATCCACCTTCACGGACTGGAGAAGAGAGCTACAGAATCTGCATATCCCTGGTCCGTCAATTCGGTGAGGAAAGACGCAAAACTAGGCTAATCGAAGCCGCCGAAACAGTCAAAGAATCTTCAAGGACGTTTCGCGACTTCACATTCTCCGGAAGGCTTCATGATCTCCAGTCGTCCGACTTCCAGATCCCTGAAGTGGACGCAAGGGATGCCGTGAAGTGGCTATACGTCAACGGGATGGTACGCAAGGGCGGCCCTTGTCGCGTGATTTACGACGAGCTCATGGCTGCACCCACCAACGAGCGCTGCCCAATGTGCGGGCACGGAATTGTCCGACAGCTTGATCACGTCATGCCAAAGAGCAAGTTCCCCACGCTCTGCATCGACCCTCTCAACCTCGTGCCAGCTTGCAGCGACTGCAATACCCTCAAAGGCGACTACGAGGCCACATGCGCCGAAAACACCCTGCTACACCCATATGTGGACAGGATTGATAGCGAGAGATGGCTCCACGCGCGGGTGATTCACGATGAAATAGTGCGGCTGGAATTCTTCGCGCTTCCCCCCACCGGATGGGACGACTTGCTGTCGTCGCGGGTCGACCATCACTTCGCGCTCCTCAGACTGGGAAGTCTGTACGCCGTACAAGCCAACAGGACCTTGGCCAACATCCGACAAATTCTCACTGCTCAATTCCGAGCTGGCGGCGAAACCATGGTCCGCGACTATCTTGCTTCCGAGGCGCACACCCGCCTTGCGGTACACCGGAACGGGTGGGAAGGCGTGGCTTACGATGCCCTGGCATCAGACGAACGCTTCGTCCGGGGAGCCTTCCTTGACTGA
- a CDS encoding mucin-1 produces the protein MRYAPPGLCVNDFALLRDDDGTYTVLHLQGPWTAEFDHLRMETSYGRATSADLVHWRPEGTAFGNGLPGRFDQQAVWTMHPFRHGTGMAMFYTGVSGLTPEGWPLQSVGLAYADRTDGTGWRRHGTGPVVEADARWYRTGERMGWRDPFVVPDDESDGWVMVICAADASLPVEVSGCVALATSPDLEHWTVHPPLISPGDVDELECPVLERLDDGTWLLLGSIGATRGFEAWTAPRLRGPWTRRGQLGPTGAYAPRVIPAPDGSRVVLHTTPRRVGLTDTGDRCRGMLAQPKSLVVPEDSAPHLAWWPGLEAWLGEETIAPTLHAVGDLEVPDHPVDITLRAAAPGSDRPALTVACDGKNLRVTGPAGTPLAETVLPESPTALRILTIGEYIEIYADGIFALTTLSYSGHPTPWTAVTEGHPRTVPVRPLRLPDPARDDASAIWPGPSPT, from the coding sequence ATGCGATACGCCCCGCCCGGCCTCTGCGTGAACGACTTCGCCCTGCTCCGCGACGACGACGGCACCTACACCGTGCTGCATCTCCAGGGCCCCTGGACCGCCGAGTTCGACCATCTGCGGATGGAGACCTCCTACGGCCGGGCCACCTCCGCCGACCTGGTCCACTGGCGGCCCGAGGGCACCGCCTTCGGCAACGGCCTGCCCGGCCGCTTCGACCAGCAGGCGGTCTGGACGATGCACCCCTTCCGCCACGGCACGGGAATGGCGATGTTCTACACGGGCGTGAGCGGACTGACGCCGGAGGGCTGGCCGCTCCAGTCCGTCGGCCTGGCGTACGCGGACCGCACCGACGGCACGGGGTGGCGGCGCCACGGCACCGGACCCGTCGTCGAGGCGGACGCGCGCTGGTACCGCACCGGTGAACGGATGGGCTGGCGCGACCCGTTCGTCGTACCTGACGACGAGTCGGACGGCTGGGTGATGGTGATCTGCGCCGCCGACGCCTCCCTCCCCGTCGAAGTCAGCGGCTGCGTCGCCCTCGCCACCTCCCCCGACCTGGAGCACTGGACGGTCCACCCGCCGCTGATCTCACCCGGCGACGTGGACGAGTTGGAATGCCCCGTCCTGGAACGCCTCGACGACGGCACCTGGCTCCTCCTCGGCTCCATCGGCGCGACGCGCGGCTTCGAGGCGTGGACGGCCCCGCGCCTGCGCGGCCCCTGGACCCGCCGTGGCCAACTCGGCCCCACGGGGGCGTACGCCCCCCGCGTGATCCCCGCGCCCGATGGCTCCCGGGTCGTCCTCCACACCACCCCCCGCCGTGTCGGCCTCACCGACACGGGCGACCGCTGCCGCGGCATGCTCGCCCAGCCCAAGTCCCTTGTCGTACCGGAGGATTCCGCCCCACACCTGGCCTGGTGGCCGGGACTGGAGGCCTGGCTGGGCGAGGAGACGATCGCCCCCACCCTCCACGCGGTCGGCGACCTGGAGGTCCCCGACCACCCCGTCGACATCACCCTGCGCGCCGCAGCGCCGGGCTCCGACCGCCCCGCCCTCACGGTCGCCTGCGACGGCAAGAACCTCCGGGTCACGGGCCCGGCCGGCACCCCTCTCGCCGAGACCGTCCTCCCCGAATCCCCCACGGCCCTGCGCATCCTGACCATCGGCGAGTACATCGAGATCTACGCCGACGGTATCTTCGCCCTGACCACCCTCTCCTACTCCGGCCACCCCACCCCCTGGACGGCGGTCACCGAGGGCCACCCCCGGACCGTCCCCGTCCGCCCCCTCCGCCTCCCGGACCCCGCCCGCGACGACGCGTCGGCGATCTGGCCGGGCCCGTCGCCGACCTGA
- a CDS encoding LacI family DNA-binding transcriptional regulator, which translates to MTARITDVARAAGVSASTVSRALRGRPGVSDEVRTQIAAVAAQLGYTASRSASSLASGRTYTIGVVAPYIGRWFFGTVLDAAEQVFSAAGYDVLLYNLGSAEARKRFFTKLPVRKRVDAVLSLLIPDEDESAALRSLGVPLASTVGGPRPGFTVVGIDDRAGAESAVRHLVNLGHRRIGMISGASGPLHWTTPVDRRAAYLHVLAEAGIEHDPALVADGDYTVDGGERAMTELLAASRPPTAVFAQSDEMAMGALRALRRHRLRVPDDVSVVGFDDHELADVVGLTTVAQPVAGQGAEAARLLLSRLDEPDVEQPGHVQMPIRLVLRETTAPPRPRGPQ; encoded by the coding sequence GTGACGGCTCGCATCACCGATGTCGCCCGCGCCGCCGGTGTCTCGGCGTCCACCGTGTCCCGCGCCCTGCGCGGCCGGCCGGGCGTCTCGGACGAGGTGCGCACCCAGATCGCGGCCGTCGCCGCCCAACTCGGTTACACGGCGTCCCGCTCGGCGTCCAGCCTCGCCAGTGGGCGCACGTACACGATCGGGGTCGTCGCCCCGTACATCGGCCGCTGGTTCTTCGGCACCGTGCTGGACGCCGCCGAGCAGGTGTTCAGCGCCGCCGGGTACGACGTGCTGCTCTACAACCTGGGCTCGGCCGAGGCGCGCAAGCGTTTCTTCACCAAGCTGCCGGTGCGCAAGCGGGTCGACGCGGTGCTGTCGCTGCTGATCCCGGACGAGGACGAGTCCGCCGCCCTGCGCTCGCTCGGGGTGCCGCTGGCCTCCACGGTCGGGGGCCCTCGGCCCGGCTTCACCGTGGTCGGCATCGACGACCGGGCGGGCGCGGAGAGCGCCGTACGGCATCTGGTGAACCTCGGCCACCGCCGGATCGGCATGATCTCCGGGGCCAGCGGTCCGCTGCACTGGACCACGCCCGTCGACCGCCGCGCCGCCTATCTGCACGTCCTCGCCGAGGCCGGGATCGAGCACGACCCGGCGCTGGTGGCGGACGGCGACTACACCGTCGACGGCGGCGAGCGGGCGATGACCGAGTTGCTGGCCGCGTCCCGGCCGCCGACCGCCGTGTTCGCCCAGTCCGACGAGATGGCGATGGGCGCGTTGCGCGCGCTCAGGCGGCACCGTCTCCGGGTGCCGGACGACGTGTCCGTGGTGGGCTTCGACGACCACGAGCTCGCCGATGTGGTCGGGCTGACCACCGTCGCCCAGCCGGTCGCGGGTCAGGGCGCGGAGGCCGCCCGGCTGCTGCTGAGCCGCCTGGACGAGCCGGACGTCGAACAGCCGGGCCATGTGCAGATGCCCATCCGACTCGTCCTGCGCGAGACGACGGCGCCGCCGCGCCCGCGCGGGCCCCAGTAA